In a genomic window of Mastomys coucha isolate ucsf_1 unplaced genomic scaffold, UCSF_Mcou_1 pScaffold17, whole genome shotgun sequence:
- the Ca1 gene encoding carbonic anhydrase 1: MASADWGYDSKNGPDQWSKLYPIANGNNQSPIDIKTSEAKHDSSLKPVSISYNPATAKEIVNVGHSFHVIFDDSSNQSVLKGGPLADNYRLTQFHFHWGNSNDHGSEHTVDGTKYSGELHLVHWNSAKYASAAEAISKADGLAILGVLMKVGPANPNLQKVLDAVNSVKTKGKRAPFTNFDPSSLLPSSLDYWTYFGSLTHPPLHESVTWVIFKDSISLSPEQLVQLRGLLSSAEGEPAVPVLTNHRPPQPLKGRTVRASF; the protein is encoded by the exons ATGGCAAGTGCAGATTGGGGATATGATAGCAAAAATG GTCCTGACCAGTGGAGCAAGCTATATCCCATTGCCAACGGAAACAACCAGTCTCCTATTGATATTAAAACCAGTGAAGCCAAACATGACTCCTCTCTGAAGCCAGTCAGCATCTCCTATAATCCTGCAACTGCAAAAGAAATTGTTAACGTGGGACATTCTTTCCATGTAATTTTTGATGACAGTAGCAACCAATCTG TTCTGAAAGGTGGCCCTCTTGCCGATAACTATCGGCTCACCCAGTTCCATTTTCACTGGGGCAACTCAAACGACCATGGCTCTGAGCACACCGTGGATGGAACCAAATATTCTGGAGAG CTCCACTTAGTTCACTGGAATTCTGCAAAGTACGCCAGTGCTGCTGAAGCCATCTCAAAGGCTGATGGGCTGGCCATCCTTGGGGTTTTGATGAAG GTTGGTCCAGCCAACCCAAACCTGCAGAAAGTACTCGATGCCGTAAACTCGGTTAAAACAAAG GGAAAACGGGCTCCATTCACAAATTTTGACCCATCCAGTCTCCTTCCCTCATCTCTGGATTACTGGACCTACTTTGGCTCTCTGACTCACCCTCCTCTTCATGAAAGTGTGACCTGGGTTATATTCAAGGATAGCATCAGCCTCAGCCCAGAGCAG CTGGTCCAGCTCCGTGGTCTTCTGTCCAGTGCAGAGGGAGAGCCAGCAGTTCCGGTTCTCACCAACCACCGTCCACCCCAGCCCCTGAAGGGGAGAACAGTCAGAGCCTCATTTTGA